The following proteins come from a genomic window of Natronosalvus vescus:
- a CDS encoding HalOD1 output domain-containing protein: MSKDIPIVKTYDSSPSTTLSTTWDRSSTNSPVVAVVAEIAAATGTDPLELPPLSSAIDPDALNALFASRPITTVQRVTFQYAGYEVVVDGDGDVRLDPGLED; the protein is encoded by the coding sequence GTGTCAAAAGATATTCCTATTGTCAAGACTTACGACTCTTCACCGTCGACGACACTCTCGACCACGTGGGATCGATCGTCCACGAACTCGCCGGTGGTCGCCGTAGTCGCTGAAATAGCTGCGGCAACTGGAACTGATCCGCTCGAGTTGCCACCGTTGTCCAGCGCCATTGATCCGGACGCGTTGAACGCGCTATTTGCCTCTCGACCCATTACAACCGTACAGCGGGTTACCTTTCAGTACGCCGGATACGAAGTCGTCGTCGACGGAGACGGTGACGTTCGTCTCGACCCCGGTTTGGAAGACTGA
- a CDS encoding DUF7344 domain-containing protein, giving the protein MTDGIGETDGRHQRTIYQALSHHRRRQILDVVVTCNHSITDTELAERVLEGCSSTDDSIQRLLVDLRHVHLPILDDVGLLEWERANNTLTLTEQLSESTLTSLLEAADALGDEQLALVTHSRRRRVLSTTRERSSPVSISELVDDLLEAEHDGSEAANTPARRRELRLSLAHTHLPRLDDADFLAFDPADDTVTFDGHDDGSTTQLTAKHSRVLFTAPSLT; this is encoded by the coding sequence ATGACAGACGGAATCGGCGAGACGGACGGTCGCCATCAACGGACGATTTACCAAGCACTGAGTCACCACCGGCGACGACAGATCCTCGACGTCGTTGTCACGTGCAACCACTCGATCACCGACACCGAACTAGCCGAACGAGTTCTCGAGGGATGCTCATCCACGGACGACTCGATCCAGCGCCTGCTCGTCGATCTCCGTCACGTACACCTGCCCATTCTCGACGACGTGGGTCTTCTCGAGTGGGAGCGAGCGAACAACACGCTCACACTGACCGAACAGCTCTCAGAATCGACGTTGACGTCGCTTCTCGAGGCGGCCGACGCGCTCGGCGACGAGCAACTTGCTCTCGTCACCCACTCCCGGCGACGGCGAGTTCTCTCGACTACTCGAGAACGATCATCGCCGGTTTCCATCTCAGAACTGGTGGACGATCTCCTCGAGGCTGAGCATGACGGTTCCGAAGCGGCGAACACACCTGCGCGTCGTCGGGAGCTACGCCTCTCACTCGCTCACACCCACCTTCCACGCCTCGACGACGCAGACTTCCTCGCGTTCGATCCGGCAGATGACACCGTTACGTTCGACGGCCACGACGATGGAAGCACGACGCAATTGACTGCGAAGCACTCGCGAGTATTATTCACCGCACCGTCTCTCACGTGA
- a CDS encoding PadR family transcriptional regulator — MHDLTGFQRDLLYVIAGADRPSGQEVKTEIEQYYSSDINHGRLYPNLDTLVNRELVEKGQLDRRTNYYAITDAGRGQIDDRRTWEAQYVDV; from the coding sequence ATGCACGACCTCACAGGGTTTCAACGAGACCTGTTGTACGTAATCGCTGGTGCCGACCGACCCTCCGGACAGGAGGTCAAAACAGAGATCGAACAGTACTACAGCAGCGACATCAATCACGGGCGGCTCTACCCGAACCTGGACACGTTGGTCAACAGAGAACTCGTCGAGAAAGGGCAACTCGATCGCCGGACGAACTATTACGCCATCACTGATGCTGGCCGGGGACAAATCGACGACCGTCGAACGTGGGAAGCGCAGTACGTCGATGTCTAG
- a CDS encoding flippase, whose translation MTTLEEIVSRFKIEFVAQFVAVGAGGLLLVLLARLLEPAEYGLLFLAIAVFGVLGVVSKLGIAKSGARYVAEYKERDPSQLPHILRTCLLYNLATIGIVVVALAVGHQLIADALGEPALAPLLVLGIGYVVVESLKVYVRLVLQGFESIQFAGTIYALDQASRLVFAVTFVLLGFGALGALAGYILSFTLAAGIGLIVIYVHHYRPHRGEGAVEPGLRRRIAEYTAPLTATSTANVLDKQIDTVLVGFFLTPVAVSYYVLSKQIVHFVETPVKALGFTISPTFGAEKASGNSAHAARIYEQALIHTLLLYIPIAVGLVLVARPTIALIFGSEYLEAVVVLQVLSAYIVLQSITTLTSNSLDYLGRAKSRAIVKGVTAVMNVVLNVILIPRLGVVGAAVATVITYSLYTVANVVIIHQEFPLQLGRVARSIGQIVTITGVMAAVVYIVRDAVHGFVSLFSVVALGVVVWAVLAIATGLLSRQKLTSIA comes from the coding sequence GTGACCACACTCGAGGAAATCGTATCGCGATTCAAAATCGAATTCGTCGCCCAGTTCGTCGCCGTCGGTGCTGGGGGGCTATTGCTCGTGTTACTCGCTCGATTGCTCGAGCCGGCCGAGTACGGCCTGCTGTTTCTCGCGATTGCCGTCTTTGGCGTCCTCGGCGTCGTCAGTAAGCTCGGCATCGCGAAGTCCGGAGCCAGGTACGTCGCCGAGTACAAAGAACGAGATCCGAGCCAGCTCCCCCACATTCTCCGCACCTGCCTCCTCTACAATCTGGCGACGATCGGCATCGTCGTCGTCGCACTTGCCGTCGGCCACCAACTCATCGCAGACGCCCTCGGCGAGCCGGCACTGGCTCCGCTGTTGGTGCTCGGGATCGGTTACGTCGTCGTCGAATCGCTCAAGGTGTACGTCCGGCTCGTTCTCCAAGGATTCGAATCCATTCAGTTCGCCGGAACGATCTATGCACTCGATCAGGCGAGCCGGCTGGTGTTCGCCGTTACCTTCGTCTTGCTCGGGTTCGGCGCGCTAGGTGCATTAGCGGGTTACATCCTCAGCTTCACGCTCGCGGCCGGCATCGGCTTGATCGTCATCTACGTTCACCACTACCGGCCTCATCGTGGCGAGGGGGCTGTCGAACCGGGACTGCGACGCCGGATCGCCGAGTACACCGCGCCCCTCACCGCGACGAGTACGGCGAACGTCCTCGACAAGCAAATCGACACCGTCCTCGTCGGGTTCTTTCTCACCCCCGTCGCCGTCTCGTACTACGTCCTCAGCAAACAGATCGTCCACTTCGTCGAAACGCCGGTGAAGGCGCTCGGATTTACCATCTCGCCGACGTTCGGTGCGGAGAAAGCCAGCGGCAATTCGGCTCACGCGGCGAGAATCTACGAACAGGCCCTGATCCACACGCTCTTGCTCTACATCCCGATCGCCGTGGGACTCGTCCTGGTCGCCCGGCCGACAATCGCGTTGATCTTCGGCAGCGAGTATCTCGAGGCGGTGGTCGTCCTCCAGGTGCTTTCGGCGTACATCGTCCTCCAGTCGATCACGACGCTCACGAGCAACAGTCTCGATTACCTCGGCCGCGCCAAATCGCGGGCGATCGTCAAGGGGGTCACCGCCGTGATGAACGTCGTCCTAAACGTCATCCTGATCCCCAGGCTGGGCGTCGTGGGCGCGGCCGTCGCGACCGTCATCACCTACTCGCTGTACACCGTGGCGAACGTGGTGATCATCCACCAGGAATTTCCATTGCAACTCGGCCGCGTCGCTCGTTCGATCGGACAGATCGTAACGATAACGGGCGTGATGGCTGCCGTCGTGTACATCGTTCGCGATGCGGTTCACGGATTCGTCTCGCTGTTTAGCGTCGTCGCCCTCGGCGTCGTCGTCTGGGCGGTTCTCGCCATCGCGACTGGCTTGCTTTCCAGACAAAAACTGACTTCGATAGCATGA
- a CDS encoding class I SAM-dependent methyltransferase, producing MASFIEDSGPVDAFGQDLETVAMAFEQEPTRDAVGSAIGGQSISSELRSELFDVTRESWRVLTSRHIGGQCLELGAGLGRRSMLLAEQADTVHAVDPSLTKLRILEARTDYDSASRVQSVHATLDRLPFPDGTFDTIVADTTGSSGPAPVDRLERFRNLLDDDGNLLFFADGWSRRLGFSQLLGLESDDRRDGGVTGIESSIRVGTPARYASLAREAGFDSVSVYALFPSASNPLFVFDVGHDDAIRTMIDLLEGETTDGLKSLLMRLGLSTAVSSGVFERALPSYLIACSTGDPPASDPFAFEQPLVISGRARSVVLDTPDGSVRRAWKVPNRKGHAPLTEREHSVLSMLNGSDQRIGQTIPKGERRRTPFGLARVEEPVSGTRLADSFDGSVDSFEYVLRQGFEWLINFQRTYGSDPVVWSPEFVRDQLRFEPAGVYPPAVEEPVSLFTTPVHGDFIAQNILEADGRVSGVIDWEYSAPEANPIIDAGFLVLNTLTFLGGDPRAAYRTLVCDPDDEYARVARRWIERYCDAVDVPVRTFSLFLPAAYLHRLELDWRFDAVSTYTDKMAARAELVEYFHQRWSERESTGLTAPPVGDDQRKWLPTSKPDTDPDEYGGSIVND from the coding sequence GTGGCCAGTTTTATCGAGGATTCCGGGCCCGTCGACGCGTTCGGGCAGGATCTCGAGACGGTCGCGATGGCGTTCGAACAGGAGCCGACTCGAGACGCCGTCGGTTCTGCTATCGGCGGCCAGTCCATCTCATCTGAGCTCCGGTCGGAGCTGTTCGACGTCACCCGAGAGAGCTGGCGGGTTCTCACCAGTCGGCATATTGGCGGCCAGTGTCTCGAACTAGGCGCTGGCCTCGGGCGTCGATCGATGCTCCTGGCCGAGCAGGCCGACACCGTCCACGCGGTCGATCCTTCGCTGACGAAACTCCGAATTCTCGAGGCGCGGACGGATTACGATAGCGCCTCGCGCGTTCAGTCGGTTCACGCGACCCTCGACCGGCTGCCGTTCCCGGACGGGACGTTCGATACGATCGTCGCCGATACGACGGGATCATCGGGGCCAGCTCCCGTCGACCGTCTCGAACGGTTTCGAAATCTGCTCGACGACGACGGGAACCTCCTGTTTTTCGCTGACGGATGGAGTCGCCGGCTCGGGTTCAGTCAATTGCTCGGGCTCGAGTCCGACGATCGTCGGGACGGCGGTGTGACGGGGATAGAATCGTCCATTCGCGTGGGAACGCCCGCACGATATGCGTCGCTCGCGCGCGAGGCCGGGTTCGATTCGGTCTCCGTCTACGCACTCTTTCCGAGCGCGAGCAACCCGCTGTTCGTCTTCGACGTCGGCCACGACGACGCCATCCGGACGATGATCGATCTCCTCGAGGGAGAAACCACCGATGGCCTCAAATCCTTGCTCATGCGGCTTGGGCTCTCTACTGCCGTCTCGAGCGGAGTATTCGAACGGGCGTTGCCCAGTTATCTGATCGCGTGTTCGACTGGCGACCCGCCGGCTTCGGATCCGTTCGCGTTCGAACAGCCGCTGGTCATTTCGGGTCGGGCTCGATCGGTCGTCCTCGATACGCCCGACGGCTCAGTTCGCCGAGCATGGAAGGTCCCCAATCGGAAGGGCCACGCCCCGCTCACCGAACGGGAGCACTCGGTACTGTCAATGTTGAACGGAAGCGATCAGCGAATCGGACAGACGATCCCGAAAGGCGAGCGACGACGGACGCCGTTCGGCCTTGCCCGCGTCGAAGAGCCCGTCTCCGGCACTCGACTGGCCGACTCGTTCGACGGCAGCGTGGACTCCTTCGAGTACGTCCTCCGACAGGGGTTCGAGTGGCTCATCAACTTCCAGCGAACTTACGGGAGCGACCCGGTCGTCTGGTCGCCCGAGTTCGTTCGCGATCAGCTTCGCTTCGAACCGGCCGGGGTCTACCCACCCGCAGTCGAGGAGCCGGTGTCACTTTTCACCACTCCAGTTCACGGCGATTTTATCGCACAGAACATCCTCGAAGCGGACGGGCGGGTGTCGGGCGTCATCGACTGGGAGTACAGTGCACCCGAGGCGAATCCGATTATCGATGCCGGCTTTCTCGTCCTCAACACACTGACGTTCCTCGGCGGGGATCCGCGTGCGGCCTACCGAACGCTCGTTTGCGACCCCGACGACGAGTACGCACGGGTGGCTCGACGATGGATCGAACGATACTGCGACGCAGTGGACGTTCCCGTCCGAACGTTCTCCCTGTTTCTCCCGGCGGCCTATCTCCACCGTCTCGAACTCGACTGGCGATTCGACGCGGTTAGCACCTACACCGACAAAATGGCCGCCAGAGCGGAACTGGTCGAGTACTTCCACCAGCGCTGGTCGGAACGAGAATCGACCGGACTCACAGCGCCACCTGTGGGCGACGATCAGCGAAAATGGCTCCCGACCAGCAAGCCGGACACAGACCCGGACGAGTACGGGGGATCCATCGTTAACGATTGA
- a CDS encoding DHH family phosphoesterase, whose amino-acid sequence MSTGVTISSISDYAILGCGSVGYAVAEELVDQGKDVLIIDRDESRVESLRDQDLDARTADIREPEAAELVADRSVVLILASDVEANKQAVERIRDTNGDRDQFIVARASDPVSGDELSDLGADIVINPSTVIADSALRALESGELEHNAATLADIVEETSGRLAIVTQPSPDPDSIASGAALQAIASHLGVESDIVYLGDIGHQENRAFVNLLGIELLQWDDVEEPSIYDTVALVDHATTEEMELEVDILIDHYEPDEEFEPRFTDIRPNMSSTSTIMTKYIQEFDMNVSEEVATALLYGIRAETLDFKRDTTPADLTAAAYLYPFANHDTLEQVESPSMSPETLDVLAEAIANRDVSGSHLVSNAGFVRDREALMQAASHLLNLEGVTTTAVFGIAEETIFLAARSKDIRMNIGSVLADAYGEIGDTAGHSTQASAEIPLGIFTGIDISDDTRETLLMLAEEAVKRTLFDAMGVEGEGSNGS is encoded by the coding sequence ATGAGTACGGGGGTTACGATCTCGTCGATCTCTGACTACGCGATTCTCGGCTGTGGCAGCGTCGGGTACGCCGTCGCCGAAGAACTCGTCGATCAGGGGAAAGACGTCCTGATCATCGACCGCGACGAAAGCCGCGTCGAATCCCTCCGCGATCAGGATCTCGACGCCAGAACCGCCGACATCCGCGAACCCGAGGCCGCCGAGCTCGTCGCCGACCGCTCGGTCGTCCTCATCCTCGCCTCCGATGTCGAAGCGAACAAACAGGCCGTCGAGCGCATCCGCGACACCAACGGTGACCGCGATCAGTTCATCGTCGCGCGCGCGAGCGACCCCGTTTCGGGTGACGAGCTCTCGGATCTCGGCGCGGACATCGTCATCAACCCCTCGACCGTCATCGCCGACTCCGCCCTCCGGGCGCTCGAGTCCGGCGAACTCGAGCACAACGCCGCGACGCTCGCGGACATCGTCGAGGAAACGAGCGGCCGACTGGCGATCGTCACCCAGCCCAGCCCAGATCCGGACTCGATCGCGAGCGGGGCCGCCCTGCAGGCGATCGCATCCCATCTGGGCGTCGAATCCGATATCGTCTACCTCGGCGATATCGGTCACCAGGAAAACCGAGCGTTCGTCAACTTACTCGGGATCGAACTCCTGCAGTGGGACGACGTCGAGGAACCGTCGATCTACGATACCGTCGCGCTCGTCGATCACGCCACCACCGAGGAGATGGAACTCGAGGTCGACATTCTGATCGATCACTACGAACCCGACGAGGAGTTCGAACCGCGCTTTACGGACATTCGACCCAACATGTCCTCGACGTCGACGATCATGACGAAGTACATCCAGGAGTTCGACATGAACGTCTCCGAGGAGGTCGCCACGGCCCTCCTCTACGGCATTCGCGCCGAAACCCTGGATTTCAAGCGCGACACGACCCCAGCAGATCTCACCGCCGCCGCGTACTTGTATCCCTTCGCGAACCACGACACGCTCGAGCAGGTCGAATCGCCGTCGATGTCGCCGGAGACACTCGACGTGCTCGCCGAGGCCATCGCAAACCGTGACGTCTCGGGGAGTCACCTGGTCTCCAACGCGGGATTCGTCCGCGACCGGGAGGCACTGATGCAGGCCGCGAGTCACCTGTTGAATCTCGAGGGCGTCACGACGACGGCCGTGTTCGGGATCGCCGAGGAAACGATATTCCTCGCGGCGCGCTCGAAGGACATTCGAATGAACATCGGGAGTGTGCTGGCCGATGCCTACGGCGAAATCGGAGATACGGCGGGCCATTCCACCCAGGCTAGCGCGGAGATTCCGCTCGGGATCTTTACGGGCATCGACATCTCCGACGACACGCGCGAGACGCTCCTCATGCTCGCCGAGGAAGCGGTGAAGCGAACCCTGTTCGACGCGATGGGCGTCGAAGGCGAGGGGTCGAACGGCAGCTAA
- a CDS encoding PRC-barrel domain-containing protein, with translation MDDTPQEITSLVGREVYSNNGVFVGEVEDLRLNVGGEAVTGLALGNLNYTLFGNDVTTARGVIVPYRWVRAVGDVILVTDVVERVKEPDEEEEEIVA, from the coding sequence ATGGACGACACACCACAGGAGATCACCTCGCTCGTCGGCCGCGAGGTCTACTCGAACAATGGCGTCTTCGTCGGCGAAGTCGAAGACCTCAGACTGAACGTCGGTGGCGAAGCGGTCACCGGATTAGCGCTCGGCAATCTCAACTACACTCTCTTCGGCAACGACGTGACCACCGCACGCGGCGTCATCGTCCCGTACCGGTGGGTTCGCGCGGTCGGTGACGTGATCCTCGTCACCGACGTCGTCGAGCGGGTCAAGGAACCGGACGAGGAAGAAGAAGAGATCGTCGCCTGA
- a CDS encoding HD domain-containing protein, whose translation MLEQIRPIARSYFDGDVAPAHDWHHVERVETNARRLVVELTSNQPTHDVDEQVLYSAVLLHDIGRPGEEQGVVDDHAEWGAQEASAVLEAFDLTDGTVDEIAHCIRAHRFSNDVEPQSIEARLLSDADNLDALGAIGIARVFSYGGERGTTIYDPSCPPAEDDSRAGETSVNHFHKKIRLLPERMYTQAGRALADDRLAVVDAYLESLADEIGAEESEAVFLLHQ comes from the coding sequence CTGCTCGAGCAAATCCGCCCGATCGCTCGATCGTATTTCGACGGCGACGTCGCGCCAGCACACGACTGGCACCACGTCGAGCGCGTCGAAACGAACGCTCGTCGACTCGTCGTCGAACTCACATCCAACCAACCGACCCACGACGTCGACGAACAGGTGCTGTATTCTGCCGTCCTCCTCCACGATATCGGTCGGCCGGGCGAAGAACAGGGCGTCGTCGACGATCACGCAGAGTGGGGTGCCCAGGAAGCCTCAGCCGTTCTCGAAGCGTTCGACCTCACCGATGGAACGGTCGACGAAATCGCCCACTGCATCCGTGCACACCGATTTTCGAACGACGTCGAACCACAGTCGATCGAGGCTCGCCTGTTGTCGGACGCAGATAATCTCGACGCCCTCGGTGCGATCGGGATCGCCCGCGTATTTTCCTACGGCGGCGAACGTGGCACGACGATCTACGATCCCTCGTGTCCACCCGCCGAAGACGACTCGCGTGCCGGCGAGACCAGCGTCAATCACTTCCACAAGAAGATCCGCCTGCTTCCCGAGCGGATGTATACCCAAGCGGGCCGTGCGCTCGCTGATGATCGGCTGGCGGTCGTCGACGCGTACCTGGAGTCACTCGCGGACGAGATCGGAGCCGAAGAATCGGAGGCAGTTTTCCTTCTTCACCAGTAA
- a CDS encoding phosphotransferase family protein, producing the protein MDDVPEARTLSRSDLEAIVRSIEPTWTVREARPAERGFCSVYRVETANGETVDGETTRTLYVKASPDGRPWAIPSEARLQAVLATHTSIPVPEVVGVVDDHETLPTPAYLMHALPGEDVAYERVGRLDDDALGRLARETGQYLAELHSVPAVDAFGHVRYDGPQLRGEQPDGDPATLTVGEPRAAWSTYFQERVDRALERHVDSGLSALTPDLARWFEAGVEALEGPFDPVLGRNDHGLHNLLIDPDTGEITAVLDWGYTLAVPAAYDFEFAVYLYSGAFLAGVPDVPDRRSLVREEMRAGYRSVAPDRAEAVSTPRPLYAAMAMVRIMNDFHHLDVPEDAEKTVREYIRADVRTLLERSPADCI; encoded by the coding sequence ATGGACGACGTCCCGGAAGCAAGAACGCTCTCGAGATCCGACCTCGAGGCCATCGTCCGTTCTATCGAACCGACGTGGACGGTTCGTGAGGCGAGGCCCGCCGAACGGGGATTTTGCTCGGTCTACCGGGTCGAGACGGCTAACGGGGAAACGGTCGACGGCGAAACGACCCGAACGCTGTACGTAAAGGCATCACCGGACGGGCGTCCCTGGGCGATTCCGAGCGAGGCCCGGCTCCAGGCGGTTCTCGCGACTCACACGTCGATTCCCGTCCCCGAGGTCGTCGGCGTCGTCGACGACCACGAGACGCTCCCGACCCCGGCGTACCTCATGCACGCGCTCCCCGGCGAAGACGTCGCCTACGAGCGGGTCGGTCGACTCGATGACGACGCGCTCGGACGGCTTGCCAGGGAAACCGGACAGTACCTGGCCGAATTGCACTCAGTGCCGGCAGTCGACGCTTTCGGCCACGTCCGTTACGACGGCCCGCAGCTACGCGGTGAGCAACCCGATGGCGACCCGGCAACCCTGACCGTCGGGGAACCCCGGGCAGCATGGTCGACGTACTTCCAGGAACGGGTCGACCGCGCGCTCGAGCGCCACGTCGACTCGGGACTTTCCGCGCTTACGCCCGACCTGGCCCGGTGGTTCGAAGCGGGGGTCGAGGCCCTGGAGGGGCCGTTTGATCCCGTCCTCGGACGTAACGACCACGGGTTGCACAATCTCCTGATCGACCCCGACACGGGCGAGATCACCGCCGTACTCGACTGGGGGTACACCCTCGCCGTGCCGGCAGCCTACGACTTCGAGTTCGCCGTTTACCTCTACAGCGGTGCCTTCCTCGCGGGGGTACCGGACGTTCCCGACCGACGGTCGCTCGTTCGCGAGGAGATGCGCGCGGGGTATCGATCCGTCGCGCCGGATCGCGCCGAAGCGGTCTCGACCCCCAGGCCGCTCTATGCGGCGATGGCGATGGTTCGCATCATGAACGACTTCCACCACCTGGACGTACCCGAAGATGCCGAAAAAACGGTGAGAGAGTACATCAGGGCGGACGTTCGGACGCTTCTCGAGCGATCACCTGCCGATTGTATTTGA
- a CDS encoding cyclase family protein: protein MSHYDLSHPLETGITGYPDDPPVNIDRVATVANDGYAVSTLAFGSHAGTHIDAPAHMQADGPTLDDFDLETFQFRAVVADCRPLEAREAIDGGDLEAAVDTEMAGVDLCICRTGWDAHWGTDRYLEHPSLTADAADWLLERGLHVGIDALNVDPTSTSASTSTESASDTADEPTDYPFHRAMFADDRLLLENLRGLEVLPPNRSFDVHAYPLSVANADAAPVRAVAVLE, encoded by the coding sequence ATGAGCCACTACGACCTCTCGCATCCGCTCGAGACCGGGATCACGGGCTATCCCGACGATCCGCCGGTCAATATCGACCGAGTCGCAACGGTGGCCAACGATGGATACGCCGTCTCGACCCTCGCGTTCGGCTCTCACGCAGGAACTCACATCGACGCTCCAGCACACATGCAAGCGGACGGCCCGACGCTCGACGACTTCGATCTCGAGACCTTCCAGTTTCGCGCCGTCGTGGCCGACTGTCGACCGCTCGAGGCCCGCGAAGCGATCGACGGGGGCGACCTCGAGGCCGCCGTGGACACCGAGATGGCCGGTGTCGATCTCTGCATCTGTCGAACGGGTTGGGACGCCCACTGGGGAACCGACCGATATCTCGAGCACCCGTCTCTGACCGCCGACGCCGCCGACTGGTTGCTCGAACGTGGCCTCCACGTCGGCATTGACGCGTTAAACGTCGATCCGACGTCGACGTCGGCGTCGACGTCGACCGAATCTGCGAGCGACACAGCCGACGAACCGACGGATTACCCGTTCCACCGGGCAATGTTCGCCGACGACCGACTCCTCCTCGAGAACCTCCGGGGGCTCGAGGTGCTCCCGCCGAATCGATCGTTCGACGTCCACGCCTATCCGCTCTCTGTCGCGAACGCGGACGCCGCGCCGGTTCGAGCAGTTGCCGTCCTCGAGTGA
- a CDS encoding ABC transporter ATP-binding protein produces MAPIAVHDLSKYYGDIRGIDDLSFTVKEGEVFGFLGPNGAGKTTTIRTLLGLMSPTSGSATVLGADIQNESELIEARRNIGYLPDHLGFDEEMTGAQILAYHAAVKGDARRDELVKLFTPPLDRPVRGYSSGNKRMLGIIQAFMHDPDLVILDEPTSGLDPLKQEQFNEFIREERAQGTTIFFSSHILSEVRQICDRIGIVRDGTLVELEEVETLLKRSGKRVRVQTTPDGRDALAALEGVVDVHQFDERMQFIYTGEYNELFRVLSNHDVLEADISEPPLEDIFLHYYGEEPDDPEGELDV; encoded by the coding sequence ATGGCGCCGATAGCGGTTCACGATCTCTCGAAGTATTACGGCGATATACGAGGGATCGACGACCTTTCGTTTACGGTGAAAGAGGGCGAGGTGTTCGGATTTCTCGGGCCGAACGGGGCAGGCAAGACGACGACGATCCGGACGTTGCTCGGGCTGATGTCACCAACGTCCGGCTCGGCCACGGTGCTCGGGGCGGACATCCAGAACGAGTCCGAACTCATCGAGGCGAGACGGAACATCGGCTACTTGCCCGACCACCTCGGGTTCGACGAGGAGATGACGGGCGCTCAAATCCTCGCGTATCACGCCGCCGTCAAGGGTGATGCTCGCCGAGACGAGCTGGTGAAGCTATTTACACCGCCGCTCGACCGCCCCGTGAGAGGCTACTCCAGTGGTAACAAGCGAATGCTCGGGATTATCCAGGCGTTCATGCACGATCCGGATCTCGTGATTCTCGACGAGCCGACGTCCGGGCTGGATCCGCTCAAACAGGAGCAGTTCAACGAATTCATTCGCGAAGAGCGAGCGCAGGGCACGACGATTTTCTTCTCGTCGCACATTTTGAGCGAAGTCAGACAGATCTGCGACCGCATCGGTATCGTTCGGGACGGGACACTGGTCGAACTCGAGGAAGTCGAAACGTTGCTCAAGCGCAGCGGAAAACGCGTTCGGGTGCAAACGACACCGGACGGACGGGACGCGCTCGCCGCGCTCGAGGGCGTCGTCGACGTTCACCAGTTCGACGAACGGATGCAATTCATTTACACCGGTGAATACAACGAGCTGTTCCGCGTATTGTCGAACCACGACGTTCTCGAGGCCGACATCAGCGAGCCGCCACTCGAAGACATTTTCCTGCACTATTACGGCGAGGAACCGGACGACCCGGAAGGTGAGCTCGATGTTTGA
- a CDS encoding ABC transporter permease subunit yields the protein MFETTRFEARRRLRGTGILAVGLSLYSAFIVWYFTVWEGADIEAMFEEDVPPAMIEAFGIEALGTIEGFLGGQIYTFLWLLGLGIYFAYAGAGLVANDIEQGRMDILGVFPISRARLLGEKFSALLVPMLGLNLVVGIVIYGLVFAIGESIDPVHLTLVHVLSIPYFLVCASLGMLLSVVVDRGSIAERAAIGLLFLFWLGESVVSGSGDFSWLAYLSPTQYYEPTPIVIDGTFDPVDSVILLGAFVALQALGILLFKRRDL from the coding sequence ATGTTTGAGACGACGCGGTTCGAGGCCAGACGACGGCTCCGGGGAACCGGCATTCTGGCCGTCGGATTGAGCCTCTATTCGGCGTTCATCGTCTGGTACTTCACCGTCTGGGAGGGTGCTGATATCGAAGCGATGTTCGAGGAGGACGTGCCGCCGGCGATGATCGAGGCGTTCGGCATCGAGGCGCTCGGGACGATCGAAGGGTTCCTCGGCGGACAAATCTATACGTTCCTCTGGTTGCTCGGACTCGGGATCTACTTCGCGTACGCCGGAGCAGGCCTCGTTGCGAACGATATCGAACAGGGACGGATGGATATCCTCGGGGTGTTCCCGATTTCCCGGGCACGATTGCTCGGTGAGAAGTTCAGCGCGTTGCTCGTCCCGATGCTGGGATTGAATCTCGTCGTCGGAATCGTGATCTACGGCCTGGTGTTCGCCATCGGCGAGTCGATCGATCCCGTGCATCTGACGCTCGTACACGTGTTGTCGATCCCGTATTTCCTCGTCTGTGCGTCACTCGGGATGCTCCTCTCGGTCGTCGTGGATCGAGGGAGTATCGCGGAACGAGCCGCGATCGGCCTGCTCTTTCTGTTCTGGTTGGGGGAATCCGTCGTCAGTGGGTCGGGCGATTTCAGCTGGCTCGCCTACCTCAGCCCGACCCAGTACTACGAACCGACGCCGATCGTTATCGACGGCACGTTCGATCCGGTCGACTCGGTGATTCTCCTGGGTGCGTTCGTGGCGCTGCAGGCACTGGGTATCCTCTTGTTCAAGCGGCGGGATCTCTGA